The proteins below are encoded in one region of Candidatus Dadabacteria bacterium:
- the aceA gene encoding isocitrate lyase ICL2: protein MSQLEAEIRKTKRYFSSARFKGITRLYSPRQVVEQRGTIRRDYSIAKNAAGAFYKRLRELFAERKQITSFGPYSPGQAVMMKRKGIEGIYLGGWATSAKGSIGEDQGADLASYPLSQVPDEAAPIVRALLAADKNQRYNRARMTEKEREQTPEIDYSPFIIADADTGHGGDAHVRNLIRRFVEAGVTGYHIEDQKPGTKKCGHQGGKVLVPSDEQIKRLNAARFQLDIMEVPGIIVSRTDAEAATLLDGNGDERDQPFVLGATKLNIPSYKNAYLTILKRIHEKGVKEINGHKLYKISKEVYAETNKWLEETGIASFIDENIEAMKGDTQELETALDSVVTKFVEIWEEESGLSTFGETIETLMEFNMEQGIEFDMTIEQWREFAKTASTKDAMEKADSLGIDYIWDPEISRTPEGYSQVKGGIEYAIAKSLAVAPFADLLWMETKTADLEDARQFADAIHEVFPDKMLAYNLSPSFNWDTTGMTDEEMKKFPEEIGKLGFVFDFITYGGHQIDGMAAEEFATALMEDGMLALARVQRRLRLIDSPYKTPQTHVGGPRMDGALVASSGRTATTKAMGKGSTQFQHLVQTEVSIKLLEEWLEAWTRHYKIKDSFTVELKPHTVGTFVLELNIINGKGDKVGDVIFEILQDRKGEKILTVRDENNFDPALRQKRLATLLHLFLIHRYRTDFVHYVSPTEDNLMQTKGMMRLGIYESVNTEVGHIIVTKVNVEYVKELLSPDRRELKKLIAKKTGRRKKK, encoded by the coding sequence ATGAGCCAGTTAGAAGCTGAGATAAGGAAGACGAAAAGGTATTTCTCAAGCGCACGCTTTAAGGGAATAACTCGTCTTTACTCGCCCCGCCAGGTGGTGGAGCAGAGAGGAACCATAAGAAGGGACTACTCAATCGCGAAAAACGCCGCGGGGGCGTTCTACAAGAGACTCCGTGAGCTTTTCGCCGAGCGAAAGCAGATAACGTCCTTCGGCCCCTATTCGCCCGGCCAGGCGGTCATGATGAAAAGAAAGGGAATAGAGGGCATATATCTCGGCGGATGGGCCACGTCGGCAAAGGGATCGATCGGCGAGGACCAGGGAGCGGATCTCGCGAGCTATCCGCTTAGCCAGGTGCCGGACGAGGCGGCCCCCATAGTGAGGGCACTTCTCGCCGCGGACAAAAACCAGAGATACAACCGCGCAAGGATGACCGAGAAGGAAAGGGAACAGACGCCCGAGATCGACTATAGCCCATTCATAATCGCTGACGCGGACACTGGACACGGCGGAGACGCCCACGTTAGAAACCTTATTAGAAGGTTCGTCGAGGCGGGCGTTACAGGCTATCACATAGAAGACCAGAAGCCCGGAACCAAGAAATGCGGTCATCAGGGCGGAAAGGTTCTCGTTCCTTCCGACGAGCAGATAAAGAGGCTTAACGCCGCCCGGTTCCAGCTCGATATCATGGAAGTGCCCGGAATAATAGTTTCAAGGACTGACGCCGAAGCCGCCACCCTTCTTGACGGAAACGGGGACGAGCGCGACCAGCCGTTTGTCCTGGGAGCAACCAAGCTCAACATCCCAAGCTACAAAAACGCCTACCTTACTATCCTTAAAAGAATCCACGAAAAAGGCGTAAAGGAGATAAACGGCCACAAGCTCTACAAGATAAGCAAAGAGGTCTACGCGGAAACGAACAAGTGGCTTGAGGAAACCGGCATAGCGTCGTTTATTGACGAGAATATAGAAGCAATGAAAGGGGATACCCAGGAACTTGAAACCGCTTTGGATTCCGTAGTCACCAAGTTCGTCGAGATATGGGAAGAGGAGTCCGGCCTCAGCACCTTCGGCGAAACAATAGAGACGCTAATGGAGTTTAACATGGAGCAGGGCATTGAATTCGATATGACCATCGAGCAGTGGAGAGAGTTTGCCAAAACCGCCTCCACCAAAGACGCCATGGAGAAGGCCGATTCCCTGGGAATCGACTACATATGGGACCCCGAGATTTCAAGAACGCCCGAGGGATATTCCCAGGTAAAAGGCGGAATCGAATACGCAATCGCAAAATCGCTTGCCGTGGCGCCCTTCGCCGATCTGCTCTGGATGGAAACCAAGACGGCAGACCTTGAGGACGCAAGGCAGTTCGCAGACGCCATCCACGAGGTCTTTCCGGACAAGATGCTTGCCTACAACCTCTCTCCTTCCTTTAACTGGGACACGACGGGAATGACCGACGAGGAAATGAAGAAATTCCCCGAGGAAATAGGAAAGCTCGGCTTCGTGTTCGATTTCATAACCTACGGAGGCCACCAGATCGACGGCATGGCCGCCGAAGAGTTCGCAACCGCGCTTATGGAAGACGGCATGCTCGCCCTGGCGCGCGTGCAGAGAAGGCTGAGGCTAATAGATTCGCCTTACAAGACTCCGCAGACCCATGTCGGGGGACCCCGTATGGACGGAGCACTCGTCGCAAGTTCCGGAAGAACCGCAACCACGAAAGCCATGGGCAAGGGTTCGACCCAGTTCCAGCACCTGGTTCAGACGGAGGTTTCGATCAAGCTTCTCGAAGAGTGGCTCGAGGCCTGGACGAGGCACTACAAGATTAAGGACAGCTTCACCGTTGAACTCAAGCCTCACACCGTGGGAACTTTCGTGCTTGAGCTGAACATCATAAACGGCAAGGGCGACAAGGTAGGAGATGTCATATTCGAGATACTGCAGGACAGAAAGGGAGAGAAGATACTGACGGTGAGGGACGAGAACAATTTTGATCCCGCTCTTCGCCAGAAACGTCTCGCCACCCTGCTTCACCTGTTCCTGATTCACCGCTACAGAACCGACTTCGTGCATTACGTAAGTCCCACGGAAGACAACCTCATGCAGACCAAGGGGATGATGAGGCTCGGGATCTACGAATCGGTTAACACCGAAGTCGGTCACATAATAGTGACGAAGGTGAACGTCGAATACGTAAAGGAACTGCTCAGTCCCGACCGTAGGGAACTCAAGAAGCTTATCGCGAAAAAAACCGGCAGACGCAAAAAGAAGTAA
- a CDS encoding malate synthase translates to MGTTLHIRDNIEQSYGDVYTPEALEALEFMARFNGEQKALMGKRTQRRKRRYESKERITFLDPDSLIPRTNLKVQDARDGKFEGPEIPHDLKTQWIQGTGPAAKPNSPVEKSIRNVAYALLSGADGWMFDGEDALGQISTMSLDNQRNLKLAIARDEVFMKTAEGVAGQMNSWGRDFFGHDIIEDWKKQLDFTTVIFRARGLHLDDRHIRDSDGVALSASVVDMTLFVVNNYRELAKRNSSIVLYLPKIQTAEEAALWNEMLSALENHIGLPEGTIKVYVLIEQLEETFQLMEIRAVLGKHFAGFNTGRWDYINSVSDAMAWDEDFVNPNIESITMTYGYMRNYEDRVRRAVNTPDVNGNFALWQGGMEPNIPVGSKEGVESSMEKAYAGAVREQQEGASGKWVAHWKMVHIIRPVWEKVGEENQLGREFPPLTYTQEDADGLILLEPAPRTIRGARNLLSVGLQYGNAFGQGFQAAALKPADFFGNDDILYLMEDAATGEIRLSILWEWIHKGADLTEDDPETGLKAGDTFTVEVFERLLEEEYVKLQAASDRDVHDISKPTTLPIAKQIVRAYVLDDVKVPWYIDLLNINLNNHDHEVASQRIELYMTEFAGNDTRITENLDFVI, encoded by the coding sequence ATGGGCACTACACTGCACATAAGAGACAACATCGAGCAATCCTACGGGGACGTGTACACGCCGGAGGCGCTGGAGGCCCTTGAATTCATGGCCCGCTTCAACGGTGAGCAGAAGGCCCTCATGGGAAAAAGAACCCAGAGAAGAAAAAGGCGCTATGAATCCAAGGAAAGAATAACTTTTCTTGATCCAGATTCTCTTATCCCGCGCACCAATCTCAAGGTCCAGGACGCAAGGGACGGAAAATTCGAAGGACCGGAGATTCCCCACGACCTCAAAACACAGTGGATACAGGGAACGGGCCCAGCGGCAAAACCGAACTCCCCGGTTGAAAAAAGCATAAGAAACGTCGCCTACGCCCTTCTCTCGGGCGCAGACGGGTGGATGTTCGACGGCGAGGACGCCTTGGGGCAGATATCAACGATGTCCCTTGACAATCAACGCAATCTGAAGCTCGCAATCGCGAGGGATGAAGTGTTTATGAAAACCGCCGAAGGCGTGGCCGGGCAGATGAACAGCTGGGGACGGGATTTTTTCGGACACGACATAATCGAGGACTGGAAAAAGCAGCTTGACTTCACCACCGTTATTTTCAGGGCGAGGGGACTTCACCTGGACGACCGCCACATACGCGACTCTGACGGCGTAGCGCTTTCGGCCTCCGTGGTCGACATGACGCTCTTTGTCGTTAACAACTACAGGGAACTCGCCAAGAGAAACTCATCCATAGTCCTTTACCTGCCCAAGATCCAGACCGCCGAGGAAGCTGCACTATGGAACGAGATGCTAAGCGCCCTTGAGAACCACATCGGGCTTCCCGAAGGCACGATAAAGGTATACGTGCTTATAGAGCAGCTCGAGGAAACGTTCCAGCTGATGGAGATAAGGGCAGTTTTGGGCAAGCACTTCGCCGGGTTTAACACTGGCAGGTGGGATTACATAAACAGCGTCTCAGATGCCATGGCGTGGGATGAGGATTTCGTTAACCCGAACATAGAGTCGATCACCATGACCTACGGATACATGAGAAACTACGAGGACCGCGTTAGAAGGGCCGTAAACACTCCGGACGTAAACGGGAACTTCGCGCTCTGGCAGGGAGGCATGGAACCGAATATACCGGTGGGGTCGAAGGAAGGGGTCGAGAGCAGCATGGAGAAGGCCTACGCCGGGGCCGTAAGGGAGCAGCAGGAAGGAGCAAGCGGCAAATGGGTCGCCCACTGGAAGATGGTCCATATAATAAGGCCCGTCTGGGAGAAAGTCGGCGAGGAGAACCAGCTCGGAAGGGAGTTTCCTCCCCTTACCTACACCCAGGAGGACGCAGACGGCCTCATACTTCTCGAGCCCGCCCCGAGAACGATAAGGGGGGCGCGCAACCTGCTTAGCGTCGGACTTCAGTACGGAAACGCATTCGGCCAGGGATTCCAGGCCGCGGCGCTTAAGCCCGCCGACTTCTTCGGAAACGACGACATCCTCTACCTGATGGAAGACGCCGCTACCGGAGAGATAAGGCTCAGCATACTCTGGGAGTGGATCCACAAAGGAGCGGATCTCACCGAGGACGACCCCGAGACCGGGCTTAAGGCCGGGGACACGTTCACCGTCGAGGTCTTCGAGAGGCTTCTTGAGGAAGAATACGTAAAGCTCCAGGCGGCAAGCGACAGGGATGTCCACGACATCTCCAAGCCCACTACCCTTCCGATAGCGAAGCAGATAGTGAGGGCCTACGTGCTTGACGACGTAAAGGTGCCGTGGTACATAGACCTGCTCAACATAAACCTAAACAACCACGACCACGAGGTGGCCTCGCAGAGAATCGAACTCTACATGACTGAGTTCGCGGGCAATGACACGAGAATCACCGAGAATCTCGATTTCGTAATCTAG